The Miscanthus floridulus cultivar M001 chromosome 7, ASM1932011v1, whole genome shotgun sequence genome includes a region encoding these proteins:
- the LOC136462360 gene encoding MADS-box transcription factor 27: MGRGKIVIRRIDNSTSRQVTFSKRRNGIFKKAKELAILCDAEVGLMIFSSTGRLYEYSSTSMKSVIDRYGKAKEEQQVVANPKSELKFWQREAASLRQQLHNLQENYRQLMGEDLSGLNVKELQSLENQLETSLRGVRAKKDHLLIDEIHELNRKASLFHQENTDLYNKINLVRQENAELHKKIYETEGPSGVNQESPTPFNFPVVETRDVPVQLGLSTLPQQNNIEPSTAPKLGLQLNP; this comes from the exons atggggaGGGGAAAGATTGTGATCCGCAGGATCGACAACTCCACGAGCCGGCAGGTGACCTTCTCCAAGCGCCGGAACGGGATCTTCAAGAAAGCCAAGGAGCTCGCCATCCTCTGCGATGCGGAGGTCGGCCTCATGATCTTCTCCAGCACCGGCCGCCTCTACGAGTACTCTAGCACCAG CATGAAATCAGTTATAGATCGCTACGGCAAGGCCAAGGAAGAGCAGCAAGTCGTCGCAAATCCCAAATCAGAGCTTAAG TTTTGGCAAAGGGAGGCAGCAAGCTTGAGACAACAACTGCACAACTTGCAAGAAAATTATCG GCAGTTGATGGGAGAGGATCTTTCTGGGCTGAATGTTAAAGAACTGCAGTCCCTAGAGAATCAGTTGGAAACAAGCCTGCGTGGTGTCCGTGCAAAGAAG GACCATCTCTTGATAGATGAGATTCACGAATTGAATCGAAAG GCAAGTTTATTTCACCAAGAAAACACAGACTTGTACAATAAGATCAACCTGGTTCGCCAAGAAAATGCTGAGTTACATAAAAAG ATCTACGAGACTGAAGGACCAAGTGGAGTTAATCAGGAGTCACCGACTCCATTCAACTTTCCAGTAGTAGAAACCAGAGATGTTCCTGTGCAACTTGGACTCAGCACACTGCCACAACAGAATAACATTGAGCCATCGACTGCTCCTAAGCTAGG ATTGCAATTAAATCCATGA